In Citrus sinensis cultivar Valencia sweet orange chromosome 2, DVS_A1.0, whole genome shotgun sequence, a single genomic region encodes these proteins:
- the LOC102606922 gene encoding geranylgeranyl diphosphate reductase, chloroplastic-like, with translation MAHSLPHSHAATFFSPLLTRKSHKPRRACLAITANAPLPGRKLRAAVIGGGPAGSSAAEALAAGGVETFLFERSPSTAKPCGGAIPLCMLEEFSIPLHLIDRHVTRMKIISPSNLTVDFGAKTLKPDEYIPMLRREVLDSFLRSRAQSRGAHLLHALVTAVDLPSSSSPTAPYVVHHTIDNSKRTLAVDVIVGADGAHSRVAKSIKAGGYTCAIAFQERIKLPDDKMEYYKDLAEMYVGNDVSPDFYAWVFPKCDHVAVGTGTVRAKQDIKLYQRGIRERVRQKIKGGRVMKVEAHPIPEHPRGVRVSGRVALVGDAAGYVTKCSGEGIYFAAKSGRICGEAIVKASEGGDTMISESDLKREYLRKWDDEYLMTYRFLDLLQRVFYGSNVGREALVELCGDEYVQRMTFDSYLYKKLAEGSRFQDVKMVMKTIGSFMRCNIVGREMEAFKFKV, from the coding sequence ATGGCGCATTCACTACCTCACTCCCACGCCGCCACCTTCTTCTCTCCTCTCTTGACCAGAAAATCACACAAGCCTCGTCGTGCCTGTCTCGCCATCACAGCCAACGCGCCTCTCCCAGGCCGCAAGCTGCGCGCCGCCGTGATAGGCGGAGGCCCAGCTGGATCCTCCGCGGCGGAGGCTCTGGCGGCGGGCGGAGTTGAGACTTTCCTCTTCGAGCGCAGCCCTTCGACCGCCAAGCCATGCGGCGGGGCCATCCCTCTGTGCATGCTAGAAGAGTTCTCGATCCCCCTCCACCTCATCGACCGCCACGTCACCAGGATGAAGATCATCTCCCCCTCTAACCTCACCGTCGATTTCGGTGCAAAGACTCTCAAACCCGACGAGTACATCCCCATGCTCCGCCGCGAAGTGCTGGATTCCTTCCTCCGCTCGCGCGCCCAGTCACGCGGCGCCCACCTCCTCCACGCTCTCGTCACGGCCGTCGACCTCCCGTCTTCTTCCTCCCCCACCGCTCCCTACGTCGTACACCACACGATCGACAACTCCAAGCGCACTCTGGCCGTCGACGTCATCGTCGGCGCCGACGGGGCGCACAGCCGCGTGGCCAAATCCATAAAAGCCGGAGGTTACACGTGCGCCATCGCTTTCCAGGAGAGAATCAAACTGCCGGACGATAAAATGGAATACTACAAAGACCTCGCTGAGATGTACGTGGGGAACGACGTGTCGCCCGACTTTTACGCGTGGGTGTTCCCCAAATGCGACCACGTGGCAGTGGGCACGGGCACGGTGCGCGCGAAGCAGGATATCAAACTCTATCAAAGAGGGATCAGGGAAAGAGTCAGGCAAAAGATCAAGGGTGGGAGGGTGATGAAAGTGGAGGCCCACCCGATACCGGAACACCCACGTGGCGTGCGGGTGTCGGGACGCGTGGCGCTCGTAGGAGACGCGGCTGGCTACGTGACAAAATGTTCGGGCGAAGGAATCTATTTTGCTGCAAAATCAGGGAGGATTTGTGGGGAGGCAATAGTGAAGGCTTCGGAAGGAGGAGATACAATGATAAGCGAGAGTGATTTGAAGAGGGAATATTTGAGAAAATGGGATGACGAGTATTTGATGACGTACAGGTTTCTGGATCTGTTGCAGAGAGTATTTTATGGAAGCAATGTGGGGAGGGAAGCATTGGTGGAGTTGTGCGGGGATGAATACGTGCAGAGAATGACGTTTGATAGTTATTTGTATAAGAAGTTGGCTGAAGGCAGTAGATTTCAAGATGTCAAAATGGTTATGAAAACTATTGGGAGTTTTATGAGGTGCAATATTGTTGGAAGGGAAATGGAGGCCTTCAAATTTAAGGTGTAA